The genomic stretch GCGACGTGCGTGGGGTCCAACTGCGTGGCGACCGTGAGGTGCTCTGCCGCCTCTTCGAGGCTGCCGCCTTCCTGCAGGATCTTGTTTCCCAAACCATAACGGCCGAGAAATCCCTTCGGGTTCTTTTCCACCATTTGACGAAATGCACTGATATCCATGAGGCTCCTTGTGATGTCGGGATGACTGGAGAAACAAGGTCGGAATTCTAGCAT from Nitrospira sp. encodes the following:
- a CDS encoding tetratricopeptide repeat protein; translation: MDISAFRQMVEKNPKGFLGRYGLGNKILQEGGSLEEAAEHLTVATQLDPTHVASHLALGRALVKLGKTEDAKPVLKAGIDAAVSGRSNGGVDLVPELQQLLRTLG